The following proteins come from a genomic window of Corynebacterium sp. P4-C1:
- a CDS encoding DUF4265 domain-containing protein, producing MEPLTTKIVTRTPLPGVENEELAAHDLGGGHFVVASVPFLDPSLAVGDIVECVKVGGQFHVNRKVVSGGAETVRILIQSPEPTDIAETLLAFGCRVEVGPGGMLGVSIGADAPGEGIREWLEGLQAQGIIQLA from the coding sequence ATGGAGCCACTGACCACGAAAATTGTCACCCGGACCCCGCTGCCCGGTGTGGAGAACGAGGAGCTGGCGGCCCACGACCTGGGCGGCGGCCATTTCGTGGTGGCGAGCGTGCCGTTTTTGGACCCGTCGTTGGCGGTGGGGGACATTGTCGAGTGCGTGAAGGTGGGTGGCCAGTTTCACGTCAACCGCAAGGTGGTCAGTGGCGGGGCGGAGACGGTGCGGATCTTGATCCAGTCGCCGGAGCCGACGGACATCGCGGAGACGTTGCTCGCGTTCGGATGCCGGGTGGAGGTGGGTCCGGGAGGGATGCTGGGTGTGTCGATAGGCGCGGATGCCCCGGGGGAAGGGATCCGTGAGTGGCTTGAGGGCCTTCAGGCACAGGGCATCATTCAGTTGGCCTAG
- a CDS encoding sulfurtransferase: MSVFVSPEDLREQIRTGKKLTVLASLWDAREGNAWSKFQSEHIPTAQYCNPAEHLVGTPGSRVGRNPLPSAERIQESFRAWGIEANRPVVIYDTGTGEFASRTWWTLRWAGVKDVHILDGGFPAWESSGFDTVAGPGPVSVHTELEVTPDQLPTASIEDVKAFKGMLIDARDTSRYVGQRENLDLKSGHIPGARTVPVDTLFNEDRTVKPAEEILEVMAKFGITHQTDPTEAIVYSGSGNHSSKLLAAFSHAGLPVLTHYIGGWSQWSANPSNPVERDI, from the coding sequence ATGAGCGTATTCGTGTCCCCCGAAGACCTGCGTGAACAGATCCGTACCGGCAAAAAGCTCACTGTTTTAGCCTCGCTGTGGGATGCCCGTGAGGGCAATGCATGGTCGAAATTCCAGTCCGAGCACATTCCCACCGCCCAGTACTGCAACCCGGCCGAGCACCTCGTGGGCACGCCCGGTTCCCGTGTGGGGCGCAATCCGCTGCCGTCGGCGGAGCGCATCCAGGAGTCGTTCCGTGCCTGGGGCATTGAGGCGAACCGCCCGGTGGTCATTTACGACACAGGCACGGGCGAGTTCGCGTCGCGCACGTGGTGGACTCTGCGTTGGGCGGGTGTAAAGGACGTGCACATCCTCGACGGCGGCTTCCCCGCGTGGGAGTCGAGCGGTTTTGACACGGTCGCGGGCCCAGGCCCGGTCTCGGTCCACACAGAACTGGAGGTCACGCCGGACCAGCTGCCCACCGCAAGTATCGAGGACGTGAAGGCTTTCAAGGGCATGCTTATCGACGCCCGAGACACCTCCCGCTACGTCGGCCAACGCGAGAACCTCGACCTGAAGTCGGGACACATTCCCGGTGCCCGCACCGTGCCGGTGGACACCCTGTTCAACGAGGACCGCACCGTCAAGCCTGCGGAGGAAATCCTGGAGGTGATGGCCAAGTTCGGCATCACGCACCAGACTGATCCGACAGAGGCGATCGTCTATTCGGGTTCAGGCAACCACTCGTCGAAACTGCTGGCCGCGTTCTCCCACGCCGGTCTGCCGGTGCTGACCCACTACATCGGCGGGTGGTCGCAGTGGTCTGCCAACCCGAGCAACCCGGTGGAGCGCGATATCTAA